Proteins from a genomic interval of Bradyrhizobium sp. G127:
- a CDS encoding antibiotic biosynthesis monooxygenase family protein, which produces MVYVIATLTVKPEMRAELIAAARDAIAATRQEEGSIAYDLHESMSDPNKLVFLEEWDSAERMPVHARSEHMRAFGRVAVKCFSAPVKVEIITPEKVEKR; this is translated from the coding sequence ATGGTTTATGTGATCGCAACTCTGACGGTGAAACCGGAAATGCGAGCGGAGCTTATTGCCGCTGCGCGTGACGCAATCGCGGCCACGCGACAGGAGGAGGGCTCTATCGCATACGACCTCCACGAAAGTATGAGCGATCCGAACAAGCTTGTTTTCCTGGAAGAGTGGGACTCTGCGGAACGGATGCCTGTGCATGCGAGATCGGAGCATATGCGTGCGTTCGGACGCGTGGCTGTTAAATGCTTCTCGGCCCCTGTGAAAGTTGAGATCATCACGCCGGAGAAGGTCGAGAAACGCTAG
- a CDS encoding SDR family NAD(P)-dependent oxidoreductase — protein MSDIRHAAVITGASSGIGLAYAQQLSQRGYDLILVARRKDRLEQLAFTLEEHSRSAVTTIVADLANEADLRRVQGVFSERKDISVLVNNAGVGALGPTSKVDVYSLENLVKVNVLALTTLSKAALSAFKARGHGLLVNIASVIAFGPSATAAAYGGSKAYVLNFSRSVEQEYTEGGITVQTILPGPVKSEFFSASGVAPPGFPEEHFMSADTLVETALRAFDMKERVTFPTLADTASWAEFEGARKKFYKSVLMTGKPAARYALAK, from the coding sequence ATGAGCGACATCCGACATGCCGCCGTGATAACCGGTGCATCTTCCGGTATCGGCTTGGCTTATGCCCAGCAGTTATCTCAGCGAGGGTACGATCTCATTCTCGTCGCGAGACGGAAGGATCGTCTTGAGCAGTTGGCATTTACCCTCGAAGAACACTCCCGGAGCGCCGTGACGACAATAGTTGCGGATCTTGCGAATGAAGCCGACTTGCGTCGTGTTCAGGGCGTGTTTTCGGAGCGCAAGGACATCTCGGTCCTCGTGAACAATGCTGGCGTAGGTGCTCTCGGACCAACCTCCAAAGTTGATGTCTACAGCCTTGAAAACCTCGTTAAGGTCAACGTGCTCGCGCTAACGACGCTCTCGAAGGCAGCACTTTCAGCATTCAAAGCGCGCGGTCACGGCCTCTTAGTCAATATTGCCTCAGTCATAGCATTCGGACCATCGGCAACAGCCGCAGCCTACGGCGGTTCAAAAGCATACGTTCTGAATTTCTCGCGGTCGGTTGAGCAGGAATATACGGAAGGCGGAATTACCGTTCAAACCATTCTTCCTGGGCCTGTCAAAAGCGAGTTCTTTTCCGCGTCAGGTGTCGCGCCGCCAGGCTTTCCGGAGGAGCATTTCATGTCTGCGGATACGCTGGTTGAAACCGCGCTGCGGGCCTTCGATATGAAAGAGAGGGTGACCTTCCCGACGCTTGCGGACACGGCCTCGTGGGCGGAATTCGAGGGGGCACGAAAAAAATTCTACAAATCGGTTCTGATGACCGGAAAACCCGCAGCGCGCTATGCGCTCGCCAAGTGA
- a CDS encoding AMP-binding protein: MSRKTAVIGGKSLNSQAGHVPTRAPFRPVSWMARDIEIRHADGGVVYLKSRVPLDEYERHLPQYLQKWSVERADQVWLAQRDVPDRWQTLTYGAGKAAVDAVTEALLAMPHAARGPLVILSGNSIEHAVISMAAMQARIPVAPISTAYSLQSTSLSKLKYIFELLKPGAVFVQDTDQYDRALSAIDLGDVDVICSKGASSRAAYRAYRFDDLLKTVATDRVAGSIAQIDPDAPAKLLFTSGSTGVPKAVNITHRMMCANATMLMQARDIDAPPEQATYLDWLPWNHVMGGNAVFNLVLSRGASLYIDDGKPVPGQFEKTLRNLREVSPITYSNAPAGYIALATALEQDEPLRNSFFKNLHTLAYGGARLPDDIFDRFQKLAVQTVGQRIAFVSTYGATEVAPAATTTHWFTERVGLIGLPCAGTELKLLPLGNEKFEIRIRSVSVTPGYFNQPELTAAAFDEEGFYKIGDMVEFLDPEDVDQGLLFAGRVVEDFKLLSGTFVQVGTLRVDALVSASPFIQDAILTGQDRDYVGLLAWLNTEACRAFVGDASASVPVLISNPVIREALTAGLKAHNIAAGYAGSRTIRRVVLLEEPPSVDANEITDKGYINQRVGLDRRAADVERLYADAPDPGVILVPH; encoded by the coding sequence ATGAGCCGGAAAACGGCCGTTATCGGGGGGAAGTCGTTGAACTCACAGGCCGGGCATGTACCGACGCGCGCGCCCTTTCGACCGGTGTCCTGGATGGCACGGGATATCGAGATCCGGCATGCGGACGGCGGCGTTGTTTATCTGAAGTCGCGCGTGCCGCTGGATGAGTATGAGCGCCATCTGCCGCAGTATCTTCAAAAGTGGTCAGTCGAGCGTGCTGATCAGGTTTGGCTCGCTCAACGCGATGTGCCGGATCGCTGGCAGACTCTGACTTACGGCGCCGGTAAGGCTGCCGTAGACGCGGTGACCGAAGCCCTGCTTGCGATGCCTCATGCCGCACGGGGGCCTCTTGTGATTCTCAGCGGAAACTCGATCGAGCACGCCGTTATTTCCATGGCCGCGATGCAAGCGAGAATTCCCGTTGCGCCCATTTCGACCGCGTATTCTCTGCAGAGCACAAGCCTGAGCAAGCTCAAATACATCTTTGAGCTACTCAAGCCCGGTGCGGTGTTCGTGCAGGACACCGATCAATACGACAGAGCGCTGTCGGCGATTGATCTCGGAGACGTAGACGTCATTTGCTCAAAAGGGGCATCCAGTCGCGCGGCATATAGAGCATATAGATTTGATGATCTGCTCAAGACCGTAGCCACGGATCGGGTCGCAGGATCCATAGCGCAGATCGATCCAGACGCCCCTGCAAAACTGTTGTTCACATCCGGCTCTACGGGCGTGCCAAAGGCGGTGAACATCACACACCGAATGATGTGCGCCAACGCCACAATGCTGATGCAGGCCAGGGATATCGATGCTCCGCCGGAGCAGGCAACGTACCTCGACTGGCTGCCGTGGAATCACGTGATGGGCGGGAACGCGGTTTTCAACCTCGTCCTTTCGAGAGGTGCCAGCCTCTATATCGATGATGGCAAGCCCGTACCTGGTCAGTTTGAGAAGACGCTCCGCAATCTGCGTGAAGTATCGCCGATTACCTACTCCAATGCTCCGGCAGGGTATATCGCGCTTGCCACCGCGCTCGAACAGGATGAACCGCTACGGAATAGCTTTTTCAAGAACCTGCATACGCTTGCTTACGGTGGCGCACGCCTTCCCGATGATATCTTCGATCGATTTCAGAAGCTGGCGGTGCAGACGGTCGGTCAGCGGATCGCTTTTGTTTCAACTTATGGTGCCACAGAGGTGGCCCCCGCCGCGACCACGACGCACTGGTTTACCGAACGCGTTGGATTGATTGGTCTCCCATGCGCTGGAACCGAGCTGAAGCTACTACCGCTCGGCAACGAAAAGTTTGAGATCAGAATCCGGAGCGTTTCCGTCACCCCGGGGTACTTCAATCAACCTGAGCTGACCGCTGCCGCGTTCGATGAAGAGGGTTTCTACAAGATCGGGGATATGGTCGAATTTCTCGATCCGGAGGACGTCGATCAGGGGCTCCTGTTTGCCGGCCGCGTGGTCGAAGATTTCAAATTGCTCTCCGGTACATTCGTTCAGGTCGGAACGTTGAGGGTGGATGCCCTTGTAAGTGCCAGCCCCTTCATTCAGGACGCGATTCTGACGGGCCAGGATCGGGACTACGTCGGGCTTCTAGCGTGGCTGAACACCGAAGCATGTCGCGCGTTTGTTGGCGACGCCTCGGCGTCCGTTCCTGTACTGATCTCGAATCCTGTCATCCGCGAAGCGCTTACCGCAGGTCTCAAGGCGCACAATATCGCGGCCGGGTATGCGGGGAGTCGAACGATCCGCCGGGTGGTGCTGCTTGAGGAGCCGCCATCGGTCGATGCTAACGAGATAACCGACAAGGGCTACATCAATCAGCGCGTCGGTCTCGATCGCCGGGCAGCGGACGTGGAGCGGCTGTACGCCGACGCGCCTGATCCCGGCGTCATCCTTGTCCCTCACTGA
- a CDS encoding crotonase/enoyl-CoA hydratase family protein: MADTQEKIGCVYHETHGHVLKIVIDNAAKKNAFSPEMMLQLSDAMTLLDKDENLWVGLLCANGDDFTAGLDMPKFFGPKATAKPIPEGNIDPFGLKNRCRKPIVTAVQGIVFTIGIEISLAGDIVIAADTARFCQMEAKRGIAPLGGAHFRYITRMGWGDAMYHLLLCDEFKADRALKIGLVQEVVPAGKQIDRAMEIAQLIAKNAPIGIQITKEAGLKFIESGEKAAVDIIPKIRDRVFNSDDMKEGIQSFVERRQAVFKGR, encoded by the coding sequence ATGGCAGACACTCAAGAAAAAATCGGTTGCGTGTATCACGAGACGCACGGTCATGTGCTCAAGATTGTGATCGACAATGCGGCGAAGAAGAATGCATTCAGCCCGGAGATGATGCTCCAGCTGTCAGACGCTATGACGCTTCTCGACAAGGACGAGAATCTTTGGGTCGGGTTGCTTTGTGCGAATGGCGATGACTTCACCGCGGGCCTGGACATGCCGAAGTTCTTCGGGCCCAAGGCGACCGCCAAGCCCATTCCGGAAGGCAACATCGATCCTTTCGGTCTTAAGAATCGTTGCCGCAAGCCCATCGTTACAGCGGTTCAAGGGATCGTTTTCACGATCGGTATCGAGATTTCGCTGGCGGGTGACATTGTCATCGCCGCTGACACCGCTCGCTTCTGTCAGATGGAGGCCAAGCGCGGCATCGCCCCGCTGGGAGGCGCACACTTCCGCTATATCACGCGTATGGGCTGGGGTGATGCAATGTACCACCTGCTTCTGTGCGATGAGTTCAAAGCAGATCGCGCGCTGAAGATTGGCCTCGTGCAAGAAGTTGTCCCCGCTGGTAAGCAAATCGATCGGGCGATGGAGATCGCGCAGCTGATCGCGAAGAACGCGCCGATCGGAATTCAGATCACGAAGGAAGCGGGACTGAAGTTCATCGAGAGCGGCGAGAAGGCCGCCGTGGATATCATCCCGAAAATCCGTGATCGCGTTTTTAATAGTGACGACATGAAGGAAGGCATTCAGTCGTTCGTTGAGCGCCGCCAGGCCGTGTTCAAGGGGCGGTAA
- a CDS encoding SDR family oxidoreductase, with protein MNSTMKAFDLTGKTALVTGASRGLGMQIAEALADQGARLVISSRKAEDLETAANHLVDRGAKVEWIAADNSKDQDITRLADEAIAKLGKVDILVNNAGASWGAPAEDHPVDAWDKVMNLNIRSLFLLSQLIAKKSMIPNKYGRVINLASIAGLRGNRGPTGTIAYNTSKGAVVNFTRGLAGEWGKYGITVNALAPGFFPSKMTHGTIKALGIEKLTEGVPLRRIGDDEDLKGAALLFASDAGKHITGQILAVDGGLTAV; from the coding sequence ATGAACTCGACCATGAAGGCATTTGATCTGACTGGAAAGACAGCGCTGGTCACTGGCGCATCGCGCGGTCTAGGCATGCAGATCGCTGAGGCGCTGGCCGATCAAGGAGCGCGTCTGGTGATTTCGTCCCGCAAGGCTGAGGATCTGGAGACGGCCGCGAATCACCTGGTGGATCGTGGTGCGAAAGTAGAATGGATCGCCGCTGACAACTCAAAAGACCAAGACATAACAAGGCTCGCAGACGAAGCGATCGCGAAGCTCGGTAAAGTTGACATCCTTGTGAATAATGCGGGTGCCTCGTGGGGTGCGCCGGCCGAAGATCATCCTGTCGATGCGTGGGACAAGGTGATGAATCTCAACATCCGGTCCCTGTTTCTGCTTTCCCAATTGATCGCAAAAAAATCGATGATCCCGAATAAGTATGGACGGGTCATCAATCTTGCATCGATCGCCGGTTTGCGGGGCAATCGCGGCCCGACCGGAACAATCGCTTACAATACCAGTAAGGGAGCTGTCGTGAATTTCACCCGTGGACTCGCGGGCGAGTGGGGCAAATACGGAATCACGGTCAATGCGCTCGCTCCAGGCTTCTTTCCGTCGAAAATGACCCATGGGACCATTAAGGCGCTCGGCATCGAGAAGCTAACCGAAGGAGTGCCCTTGCGCCGTATTGGTGACGATGAAGATCTGAAGGGCGCAGCCCTGCTTTTTGCGAGCGACGCCGGGAAGCACATCACCGGACAAATCCTTGCGGTGGACGGCGGCCTAACAGCCGTTTGA
- a CDS encoding acyl-CoA dehydrogenase C-terminal domain-containing protein, whose product MPIYKAPVEDYLFVLHDLLGVQDMDDLPGFSDLTSDLTRPVLEGIGQFCEDIWQPLNQSGDEEGCRLENGTVRTPAGFADAYKKYCEAGWNKLSSPEKFGGAGLPGVIGMAAGEIAVGSNAALALYSGLTNAALSTLEVTGAPWMLQHILPKMVDGAWTGTMCLTEPHCGTDLRLMKTKAIEQPDGTYRITGTKIFISGGDHDLSENIIHLVLAKLPNAEGKFVDDLSTVNFFLVSKQNIDPDTGRLSHRNGVTVGAVEKKMGIKGNATCVLNFEDAVAYRLGGQSENKSSSAAGMSGMFLMMNRARLGTGISALAVSEAAYQNSAHYARERIAGKPGKGSTEPHAIVSYPDVRRLLVKQRAFNEGARAFGAWVSLLIEKQRHAVEADERKRSGELAQLLTPVIKAYFSDRAFDGANATVQIYGGHGYVRDNGVEQFVRDARIYQIYEGANGVQAHDLVARKLAGDDRAVLAFIDEIDQAIEKCNTAYLRDLSEALSEAAKDLKSAADWVKATSGSAQDVAAASYDILNIFGTVAIGMIWAKMAHVAQDLLTAGPADKEFLERKLVLARYWMQRELPMTRTFLNRATLGSRGLMDLATAAF is encoded by the coding sequence ATGCCGATCTACAAGGCGCCCGTCGAAGACTATCTGTTTGTTCTGCACGATCTGCTGGGAGTGCAAGACATGGATGACTTGCCCGGTTTCTCGGATTTGACCAGCGATCTGACCCGTCCCGTCCTTGAGGGCATTGGCCAGTTCTGTGAGGATATCTGGCAACCTCTCAACCAGAGCGGCGACGAGGAGGGGTGCCGTTTAGAAAACGGCACGGTACGAACGCCGGCCGGATTTGCGGACGCCTACAAGAAATACTGCGAGGCGGGATGGAACAAGCTCTCTTCACCGGAGAAGTTCGGCGGAGCGGGGCTTCCCGGAGTGATTGGGATGGCAGCGGGGGAGATCGCTGTCGGTTCAAACGCGGCACTTGCGCTCTATTCAGGTCTGACGAATGCGGCGTTGTCCACGCTGGAGGTCACCGGTGCGCCGTGGATGTTGCAGCATATCCTTCCGAAGATGGTTGATGGCGCCTGGACGGGCACGATGTGCCTTACCGAGCCGCATTGCGGAACCGATCTTCGCTTGATGAAGACGAAGGCGATCGAGCAACCTGACGGCACCTACAGGATCACCGGCACGAAGATTTTCATTTCCGGCGGTGATCACGATCTGTCCGAGAATATCATCCATCTCGTGCTTGCGAAGTTGCCGAACGCTGAAGGCAAGTTCGTTGATGATCTCTCGACGGTGAATTTCTTTCTTGTATCGAAGCAGAACATTGACCCCGATACGGGCCGGCTCTCCCACCGGAACGGCGTCACCGTGGGGGCGGTCGAAAAGAAGATGGGAATCAAGGGAAACGCGACCTGCGTACTTAATTTTGAAGATGCCGTGGCCTACCGCCTCGGCGGGCAGTCCGAGAACAAGTCTAGTTCTGCTGCCGGCATGAGCGGCATGTTTCTGATGATGAACCGGGCGCGGCTTGGGACAGGCATTTCGGCACTAGCTGTATCGGAGGCCGCATATCAGAATTCGGCGCATTACGCGCGGGAGCGGATTGCCGGAAAGCCCGGCAAAGGCTCCACGGAACCTCATGCGATCGTTTCATACCCGGATGTTCGGCGACTTCTCGTCAAGCAGCGCGCGTTCAACGAGGGTGCGCGGGCGTTCGGAGCTTGGGTTTCTCTACTCATCGAGAAGCAGCGCCATGCGGTCGAGGCCGATGAGCGGAAGCGATCCGGAGAATTGGCCCAGCTGCTGACGCCTGTCATCAAGGCATACTTTAGCGATCGTGCCTTCGATGGCGCGAATGCCACCGTCCAGATTTATGGTGGTCACGGCTATGTTCGAGACAATGGCGTCGAACAGTTTGTACGCGATGCCCGCATCTATCAGATCTATGAAGGTGCTAACGGTGTTCAGGCGCATGACCTGGTTGCACGCAAGTTGGCCGGTGATGATCGCGCGGTTCTGGCTTTTATCGACGAGATCGACCAAGCGATAGAGAAGTGCAACACCGCTTATCTTCGGGATTTGTCTGAGGCCTTGAGTGAAGCGGCCAAGGACCTCAAATCGGCAGCGGATTGGGTCAAGGCGACCAGTGGCTCGGCCCAGGATGTTGCAGCCGCGTCCTACGACATCCTCAACATTTTTGGCACCGTCGCCATTGGCATGATCTGGGCGAAGATGGCCCATGTGGCTCAGGATCTTTTGACGGCCGGACCCGCGGACAAAGAATTCCTAGAGCGCAAGCTTGTGCTCGCCCGTTACTGGATGCAGCGCGAACTTCCGATGACGCGAACGTTTCTCAATCGAGCGACGCTTGGCTCCCGAGGTCTAATGGACCTTGCAACAGCAGCGTTTTGA